The sequence CCTTCGGTGTTCGCCGTCCTCGCCGCACCCGTCCTGCCCGCCCTGAGCATTGGGCCACCGTCGTTCTGCCCTTCCAGGCGGGCGGCTCCACACCACCTCCGCCGCAGGCGGCCTAGCTGGCGTTCTGATTGAGGCGCCAGTCGATCAGTGCCTTGACGTCTTCGATGGAGCTGGCTGGTGCTCGGAAGGGCAGCAGCTTCATGGGACTGCGTTCGGGTCTGACCATCCACGAGAGATCCTTTTGGGGGATCAGCACAAAGCCGCGGTAGCGGACGATCCAGCGCTGTGAGGTTGGACTGGGGTTGGGTCGAGGTCCCATCCAGTTGCAGTGGCGTCGGAAATTCATTTCAACCCTTGTGGGGCTGAGATCGTCTGAATTCAGGTTTTCTTCCGCTGCAGATCACGAGATCTTGCAGGCCGTTAATAGTTGGCTCCGCTGCGGCGCTGGTGGACGGCGGTGGTGGCCTCTGGATCCACAAGAGCCCCGGATCCCACCTGGGCATAGATCAGCCAGTGGTCACCGCATTCCATCCGCTGTTTGACACTGCAGTCCAACCAGGCCAGGGCGTCGGGAAGGATCGGCTGACCGCCGGGGCTCTCCTCGAGCTCCAGTCCTGCGAAGCGATCGGCGCCCGGGGCAAAGGGCTGCAGAAATTGCTTCATTGGTCCGCTTTCGCGGCCTGAGGCCAGGACATTGAGGGCAAAGGAATCGCCGACGTGCAACAGGGCTTCCACGGCCCGGTCCTTGGCGACGGCCACCGTCAATCCCGGTGGGCTGAAGCTCGCTTGACTGACCCAGCTGGCCACCATGGCGCCGCTGAGTTGGCTTTCACCACTGCCTTTGCGCGTGGTGAGAACGCAGAGGGAACCCACCACACGGCCCAGGGCGAGGACGGCTGGGTTGCTGCGGCTTTCGCTGAGGCCGCCGCTGGTGCCGCTGCGGCGTTGGGCCTTCCGTTGCGCCGTGATCAGGCTGCGGCCGAGGCCGGTTCCGGTTTCCTCCAGGGTTTTGATCGTGGTGGCATCGGGGCTGAACTTCACCCGAATCGGTTCAAAGGCGAAGCTGAAGCCGCCGTCGCGCAACTTGCTCTCCAGGAGATCGATCGCCTCGCCGCTCCATCCGAAGCTGCCGAAGACGCCAACCGGTTTGGAGCGATCTCCTTCAGCGAGCACCGTGCCCAGGGCTGAAACGATCGGTGTCGGGGCATGGCCCCCCAGGGTGGGGGAGCCGATCAACAGCGCATCGGCACTGCGGATCGTCTCCAGCAGTTTTTCCGTGGGCGTGAACTCGCAATTCACGCTTTCGACCCGGACCCCCGTGCGGGAGACCCCTTGGGCGAGGGCATCGGCGATGGCGGCGGTGTTGCCATAGGCGCTGGCGAAGAGCAGGGCCACCGAGAGGCTGGAGCGTTCCTGGGATTCCCCCCAGCGCCGGTAGTCCACCAGCAGGCTCCGCCAGCTCTCGGCGATGGCCGGGCCATGGCCTGGGGCGATGCAGCGGATGGAGAGCTCATCAAGGCGGTTCAGCACCGCTTCCACCTGGCGGGCCATCGGCGCCATCAGGCAGTCATAGAAGTAGCGGCGGTCTTCCTCGGTGCTGCTGCGGTTGGCTTCCGCCCAGTCCTGGCTGCAGAGGTGGGCCGAGAAGAACTTGCCGCTCATCAGCAGGCCGGTGGTCTCCTCGAAGGCCATCAGGGCTCCGGGCCAGCGCGGGGTGGGGGCGGCCAGCAGGCTGATCGAGTAGCCGTCGGGGCGCTCGATGCTGTCTTCGCCCCGGACCACGGTTAGGGGTGGGAGCTTCGGCAGGGCCGGTCCTTCGGGCTCGCCGGCTGCTGTGGGTTTGCGCTGGGCCCAGAGGTCCTGCAGCAGCTTGGCGCCAGGGTTCGAGGCGATCAGGCGCAGCTTTCCCCAGCGGCGGGCCAGTTCATGCAGGAGGGCGATCCGGTTGGGGTTGACGTGGCTGACCACGACCTGGAGCTCGGTGCTGCTGGGGACTAGGGCCGAGAGCTGCTCCAGGTAGGGCTCGGCGAAGGAGGCACCGGGGGGGTGGATCAAGAGCGCCGCGGTGCGGCCGATCTGCTCGTCTTCCTCAGCGCTGGGCAGAAAGAGAAAGCTGTTGGCCGTGGTACCGCGCTCCAGGCCGTATTCGACTTCGAAGCGCAGACGTTTGGGACTCATGCCCCGCAGGCAGACCAGACCGGGTTCGACCGGCAGCTGAATGACCTGCCGTTCTGCGGTTGCTGTCGCCATTAGTAGTGGTTCCCCACTTTGCGGTGGTGCACGGCCGTGCGCGCCTCGGTGTCGGAGACGTTCCCCTGCTCGACCTCGCCGTAGATGATCCAGTGGTCAGGGCCCTCCATCCGCTGGCTGACGCGGCAACCGAGGAAGGCCAGGGCATCGCCGAGGACCGGGCCGCCATTGGCTACGCCATCAAGGATGTTGACCCCCTCGAAGCGATCCGCACCCGGCGGGAAGCGCTTGAGGAAGTGCCGCATCAGGTCTTGGTAGTTGTCCTCCCGCAGGATGTTGAGCACGAAGCGATCGCCCACCTGCAACAGGGCTTCGATGGCGCGGTCCTTGGCCACGGCCACGGTGATGCCGGGGGGATCGAAGCTGGCCTGGCTGACCCAGCTGGCCACCATCGCGGAGGCCCGCTCGTCCTGGCGGGCGGTCACGACATAGAGACCACCAGAGAGGCGGCCCAGGGCTTTGTCCAGGTCGCCATCGAGGGATTTCATGGCTGCGATGGTCTTGGCCCGGGTGAGGAGTTGACCCAGGTCGGTCCCGGCTTCTTCGCAGCGCTGGTAGTCGTTCCCATCGGGAACCTGGCGGACCCGAAGCGGTTCAAAGGCTTCCTTCTGGCCCATGCTGCGCAGCTGGGAGGCGACCGCGTCAATCGGCTCGTCGTTGCCGCCGTAGGCGTCGTAGCTGCCGATCCACTGCTTGGGTTTCAGGGCCGCCAGCAGGGTGCCGATGGAGGCTTGGAGTTCGGGGTCGGGGTTGGCGGGCCAGGTGGGAACGACGACGGCGCTGGCCTCGCTGATCAGGGCGCTGAGTTCCTGGGCGTCGGTCGCGCGCAGGTCCACCAGTTGCACCTGGGCTTCCGCTTTGCCGATGCCCCGGGCAATGGCTTGGCTGAGGCGGTCGCAGAAGCCGTATTGGCTGAGATAGCAAACGGCGGCATAGGCCTCCCCTTTGCTGCGGTCGCTGCTCCAGTCCTTGTAGTCCCCCATCCAGAGGTTGAGGTGGTGGCGCAGCAGTGGACCGTGGCCGGTGGCGATGGTGTTGATCGTGCCCTCGAGGCCATCCATCCGCTTCATGGCCTGGAGGACGCTGCGGGCGTTGGGGCCCATCAGGCAGTCGTAGTAGAAGCGGAAGTCCGGAGCGAGGGAGCCGGGGTCCACATCAAAGGTGTCCTCGGAGCAGTAGTGCATTCCGAAGGCATCGCAGGTGTAGAGGATCCCAGTGCCGTGGTCGAAGGAAAAGATCGTGTCCGGCCAGTGCAGGTTGGGGGCACTGAGGAACTCAAAGCGGTGCTGGATCCCGCTCTCAGGGTTCGTTCCCAGGTCGAGCTCATCGCCGCTTTTGATGGCGCGGCTCTTGAAGGGGCGATGGACCTGGTTTTCCAGGAACTGAATGGCGACCTTGGAGCCCACGACTTCAATGTCTGGGTTGAGGTCGATGACGTGACCCACCAGACCGGAGTGGTCCGGTTCGGTGTGGCTGACGATCAGGACGTCGATCGCTTTGGGGTCGATTTGCTCTTTGAGCAGATCCAGCCAGGTCCCTTCGAACTTGAGGTGGCTGGTGTCGATTAAGGCGGTGCGCTCGCCCCGCACCAGAAAGCTGTTGTAAGTGGTCCCGTTGCGCAGGCCGAACTCAATGTCGAAGCGGCTGCGGTCCCAGTCCAGGGAGCGGATGGTGCTGGTGTCATTGGCGATGGCCTCGCACTGCAGGCTCAGCCGGGGCGTGCTGGCAACGACAGCCATGGGATCACCAGTGGGTTGGGTGAACTCTACGGAGCTTCTCTAGAGAGCTGGCTAATCCCGCAGTCAAAAAGCCCTGGCTTGCGGCCAGGGCTGGGTCCCGTCTCTCGTTGTTGGTGTGGTCTCTCTGCTCTCGCTTAACCCTCGACCTTGACCGAGACGGTGGTCATGGTTTGGGCCTTGGGGGCGGTGACCAGCAGGAGGCCATCGCGGTAGTGGGCTTCCAGGCCCTCGCGGTCGATGCCGGAGGGGAAGCGGAAGCTGCGGCTCCAGGTTCCGTAGCGGAATTCGCTCAGGAGTGGAGCGGGGGCTTCGGCCGCCTCTTCGGGGGCGAGGCGCTCGGCGCTGATGACCAGAGTTCGATCGGTGGCTTTGACATCGATCGAGTCGCGCTTGACGCCTGGCAGTTCCAGGGTGATGGCGAAGCCAGCCTCGGTTTCACGCACTTCAGCGGCGGGGACACGCTCGGCGGTGTGCAGCTGCTGATCGAGTTGTTCGAACAGATCAAAGGGTGATTGGCGCAGGGTCAGCATGGCTGTTCCTCCAAGACTTGACTGGGCGGGGTGTTGCCCGCAACGCCAATGTGGCCCCGCTGAATGACAACGAAGAGGGCGAGAACCGACCCATTGAGTACGGCCCTCACTCCTAGGGTTCGGTTGCTACGCCTTGGTTTTCGTGGGAGCCGAACCAGTTTTTAGAGCCACCACCAATCGCTGAAGGCCGCCGCTTGGCCGCAGGGGCGTCCATCGGGGTCGCTCAGGCACCAAAGCCGGGCGTTGTGGATCTGAAAGCGCCGGCCCGTGCGGCTGATGCGGATCCCGCTGTAGCCCTCGATCGCTTGTTGCTTCAAGGCCTGTTGCAGGGCCTGGGAGCGGCTTTGGCGCTCTTGGGGTTCAGCTGTGAGCCGCGAGGGCATGCCGACCATGGCGCTCCAGGGGCGCTCCCAGAGCTGGAGAGCCGCCGCGTTGGCGTAGGTCAGACAGGGGTCGCTGCTGCCGTCATGGGCCAGGACCACCAGATCTGCTGAGAAGAGTTCCTGGGCGGATGGGGCGAGCGCCCGCCCAAAGGCCTGCTGGTGAGAGCTGAGGATCTGATTGGCCAACTGGCGTTTCCCGGGGGTGAGCCAGGGTGCTGGTGCTTGCTCGAGTTGTTGCCGCCGCAGGCGGTGCCGGCGATCGCTCAGGGGCACCTCAGTCGTCCTGGTTCCGGCCTGCCGCCATGGCGGTGGCCATGGCGGCGGCGCTGAAGTTGGTTCCCTGGGCCTTGAGGTGCTCGACGAATTGCTTGCCGGCATCGGGGAAGCGGCCGTCTTCGGCTAGGGGGATGGCTCCGGCTTCATCCAACCCTGTGTCCCCCTCCATGGCCGGCGTGATGACCACTAGCCCGGGATCCAGGGCGGCCCCGTAGCGCCACCAGCGCTTGGGCTCGCGGATGGAGATCGGAGCGGGGTGGGCTTGAGGGG is a genomic window of Synechococcus sp. A10-1-5-1 containing:
- a CDS encoding diflavin flavoprotein codes for the protein MATATAERQVIQLPVEPGLVCLRGMSPKRLRFEVEYGLERGTTANSFLFLPSAEEDEQIGRTAALLIHPPGASFAEPYLEQLSALVPSSTELQVVVSHVNPNRIALLHELARRWGKLRLIASNPGAKLLQDLWAQRKPTAAGEPEGPALPKLPPLTVVRGEDSIERPDGYSISLLAAPTPRWPGALMAFEETTGLLMSGKFFSAHLCSQDWAEANRSSTEEDRRYFYDCLMAPMARQVEAVLNRLDELSIRCIAPGHGPAIAESWRSLLVDYRRWGESQERSSLSVALLFASAYGNTAAIADALAQGVSRTGVRVESVNCEFTPTEKLLETIRSADALLIGSPTLGGHAPTPIVSALGTVLAEGDRSKPVGVFGSFGWSGEAIDLLESKLRDGGFSFAFEPIRVKFSPDATTIKTLEETGTGLGRSLITAQRKAQRRSGTSGGLSESRSNPAVLALGRVVGSLCVLTTRKGSGESQLSGAMVASWVSQASFSPPGLTVAVAKDRAVEALLHVGDSFALNVLASGRESGPMKQFLQPFAPGADRFAGLELEESPGGQPILPDALAWLDCSVKQRMECGDHWLIYAQVGSGALVDPEATTAVHQRRSGANY
- a CDS encoding diflavin flavoprotein, encoding MAVVASTPRLSLQCEAIANDTSTIRSLDWDRSRFDIEFGLRNGTTYNSFLVRGERTALIDTSHLKFEGTWLDLLKEQIDPKAIDVLIVSHTEPDHSGLVGHVIDLNPDIEVVGSKVAIQFLENQVHRPFKSRAIKSGDELDLGTNPESGIQHRFEFLSAPNLHWPDTIFSFDHGTGILYTCDAFGMHYCSEDTFDVDPGSLAPDFRFYYDCLMGPNARSVLQAMKRMDGLEGTINTIATGHGPLLRHHLNLWMGDYKDWSSDRSKGEAYAAVCYLSQYGFCDRLSQAIARGIGKAEAQVQLVDLRATDAQELSALISEASAVVVPTWPANPDPELQASIGTLLAALKPKQWIGSYDAYGGNDEPIDAVASQLRSMGQKEAFEPLRVRQVPDGNDYQRCEEAGTDLGQLLTRAKTIAAMKSLDGDLDKALGRLSGGLYVVTARQDERASAMVASWVSQASFDPPGITVAVAKDRAIEALLQVGDRFVLNILREDNYQDLMRHFLKRFPPGADRFEGVNILDGVANGGPVLGDALAFLGCRVSQRMEGPDHWIIYGEVEQGNVSDTEARTAVHHRKVGNHY
- a CDS encoding Hsp20/alpha crystallin family protein, whose translation is MLTLRQSPFDLFEQLDQQLHTAERVPAAEVRETEAGFAITLELPGVKRDSIDVKATDRTLVISAERLAPEEAAEAPAPLLSEFRYGTWSRSFRFPSGIDREGLEAHYRDGLLLVTAPKAQTMTTVSVKVEG
- a CDS encoding MEKHLA domain-containing protein, with the translated sequence MPLSDRRHRLRRQQLEQAPAPWLTPGKRQLANQILSSHQQAFGRALAPSAQELFSADLVVLAHDGSSDPCLTYANAAALQLWERPWSAMVGMPSRLTAEPQERQSRSQALQQALKQQAIEGYSGIRISRTGRRFQIHNARLWCLSDPDGRPCGQAAAFSDWWWL